One Pseudorhodoplanes sinuspersici DNA segment encodes these proteins:
- a CDS encoding extracellular solute-binding protein: protein MTSLTRRRVLTIAAGAAGALSLGRSGPAFAQAAQATETPGREAHGMSAFGDLKYPADFKHLDYVNPNAPKGGTFSLVGTSRAYNQNFLTFNTMNSYILKGDAPMGMERTFASLMSRASDEPDSMYGLAARAVRISDDGLTYRFLMRPGLAFHDGSPLTAHDCAFSLNILKEKGHPIIGSILRDFEGAEAIDDLTVIARFKEKRGRDVPLSVAGLPIFSRAYYSKRPFDESTMDVPLGSGAYKVGRFETGRWIEYERVKDWWGANLPAERGQNNFDVIRYEYYRDRDVAFQGFTGKSYAFREEFTSRIWATRYDFPAVRDGRVKRDVLKDETPSGAQGWFINTRRSKFQNVQLREALIYAFDFEWTNRNIMYGSYDRTHSVFQNSDMMAVGKPGEDELKILEPFRGKVPDEVFGEPFVPPVSDGSGNDRSLLRHASQLLTKAGYPVKDGKRFTPQGERMTIEFLLDEPSFQPHHMPYIKNLNVLGIEANVRMVDPAQEQLRMIDFDFDIAIQRFGFSTVPGDSLRSYFSSRAAATRGSQNLAGISDPVIDALIEQIVAAPTRPDLVAACKALDRVIRSGRYWVPQWYKASHWLAYWDMFDRPAQGKPKYARGIPETWWYDPQKAAQLERKG from the coding sequence GTGACGTCATTGACGCGCCGCAGGGTCCTCACCATCGCTGCCGGCGCCGCCGGTGCTCTTTCTCTCGGGCGCTCCGGTCCGGCTTTTGCGCAGGCCGCGCAAGCGACCGAAACGCCTGGACGCGAAGCGCATGGCATGTCGGCGTTCGGCGATCTCAAATATCCGGCGGACTTCAAGCATCTGGATTACGTCAATCCCAACGCGCCGAAGGGCGGGACTTTTTCGCTGGTTGGAACCAGCCGGGCGTATAACCAGAACTTCCTCACCTTCAACACGATGAACAGCTACATCCTGAAGGGCGACGCCCCGATGGGGATGGAGCGGACATTTGCCAGCCTGATGTCGCGCGCATCCGACGAACCCGATTCGATGTACGGCCTCGCCGCGCGGGCGGTGCGGATTTCCGATGACGGGCTGACCTATCGCTTCCTGATGCGGCCGGGCCTTGCCTTTCATGATGGCTCACCGCTGACCGCGCATGACTGCGCATTTTCGCTGAATATCCTGAAAGAGAAGGGTCACCCCATTATCGGATCGATCCTTCGCGATTTCGAAGGCGCGGAAGCGATCGACGATCTGACTGTGATTGCGCGGTTCAAGGAGAAGCGCGGGCGCGATGTGCCGCTGTCTGTCGCGGGCTTGCCGATCTTCTCACGCGCCTATTACAGCAAGCGGCCGTTCGATGAATCGACGATGGATGTTCCGCTCGGCAGCGGCGCCTACAAGGTCGGACGATTCGAGACCGGCCGCTGGATCGAATACGAACGCGTCAAAGACTGGTGGGGCGCGAACCTGCCGGCCGAGCGCGGCCAGAACAATTTCGATGTGATCCGCTACGAATATTATCGCGACCGCGATGTCGCATTCCAGGGTTTTACTGGCAAGAGCTACGCGTTCCGCGAGGAATTCACTTCGCGGATCTGGGCGACCCGCTATGATTTTCCCGCCGTTCGCGATGGGCGGGTGAAGCGAGATGTGTTGAAGGACGAGACGCCGTCCGGCGCGCAAGGCTGGTTCATCAACACGCGGCGGTCGAAATTCCAGAACGTGCAGTTGCGCGAAGCGTTGATCTACGCCTTCGATTTCGAATGGACCAATCGCAACATCATGTATGGGTCCTATGACCGGACCCATTCGGTGTTCCAGAATTCCGATATGATGGCGGTCGGCAAGCCAGGCGAAGACGAGCTGAAGATCCTGGAGCCATTCCGCGGCAAGGTGCCCGATGAAGTGTTCGGCGAGCCGTTCGTGCCGCCGGTGTCGGATGGCTCCGGCAACGATCGCAGCTTGTTGCGGCATGCATCGCAGCTTCTCACCAAGGCCGGCTATCCGGTTAAAGACGGCAAGCGCTTTACTCCGCAGGGCGAGCGCATGACGATCGAGTTTCTGCTGGATGAGCCAAGCTTTCAGCCGCACCACATGCCCTATATCAAGAATCTCAATGTGCTTGGCATCGAGGCGAATGTGCGCATGGTCGATCCGGCGCAAGAGCAGTTGCGCATGATTGATTTCGATTTCGACATCGCGATCCAGCGGTTCGGATTCTCGACCGTTCCCGGCGATTCGTTGCGGTCGTATTTCTCGTCGCGCGCGGCGGCCACCAGGGGCTCGCAAAATCTCGCCGGCATTTCCGATCCGGTGATCGATGCCCTGATCGAGCAGATCGTCGCGGCGCCCACGCGCCCGGACCTCGTTGCTGCCTGCAAGGCGCTCGATCGCGTGATCCGGTCCGGCCGTTACTGGGTGCCGCAATGGTACAAGGCCTCACATTGGCTCGCTTATTGGGACATGTTCGACCGGCCGGCGCAGGGCAAGCCGAAATATGCCCGCGGCATTCCCGAGACATGGTGGTACGATCCGCAAAAAGCGGCGCAGTTGGAGCGAAAAGGTTAA
- a CDS encoding phosphomannomutase/phosphoglucomutase, with protein sequence MFPKPAAQLAPNTYAYESQPMVKPTGFREYDARWLLGKEINLMGVQWLGMGIGTLVHEMGVRPDIVTGHDFRGYSASVKMALISGMMASGMRVRDIGLALSPMAYFAQFDLDVPCVAMVTASHNDNGWTGVKMGANRPMTFGPDEMTRLKDIVLNAKFKTKEGGSYTFIDDFPARYIADLTNRPKLKRKLRVVAACGNGTAGAFAPKVLEAIGCEVIPLDCDLDHTFPKYNPNPEDMKMLHAMRDAVINAGADVGFGFDGDGDRCGVVDNEGDEIFADKIGVMLARDISALHPGATFVVDVKSTGLFATDPVLIKNKVKADYWKTGHSYMKRRVNESGAMVGFEKSGHFFFNKPFGRGYDDGLISAIAVCDMLDRNPDKSMSDLKNALPKTWSSPTMSPHCDDEKKYGIVDAVVKHFEDAQKKGDKVAGQPIRDLVTVNGVRVTVEDGTWGLVRASSNKPELVVVVESPASEQRMRDMFKAVDGVLRTHPEVGEYNQTI encoded by the coding sequence ATGTTTCCCAAGCCCGCGGCGCAACTCGCGCCCAATACCTACGCCTACGAATCCCAGCCGATGGTGAAGCCGACCGGCTTCCGCGAATACGATGCGCGCTGGCTGCTCGGCAAGGAAATCAATCTGATGGGCGTGCAGTGGCTCGGCATGGGCATCGGCACGCTGGTGCACGAGATGGGCGTGCGTCCGGATATCGTCACCGGACATGACTTCCGCGGCTATTCCGCCTCGGTGAAGATGGCGCTGATTTCCGGCATGATGGCCTCCGGCATGCGGGTGCGCGATATCGGTCTCGCGCTATCGCCGATGGCCTATTTCGCGCAGTTCGATCTCGATGTGCCGTGCGTTGCGATGGTGACCGCCTCGCATAACGACAATGGCTGGACCGGCGTGAAGATGGGCGCCAACCGCCCGATGACTTTCGGCCCCGATGAAATGACGCGACTGAAGGACATCGTGCTCAACGCCAAGTTCAAGACCAAGGAGGGCGGCAGCTACACCTTTATCGACGATTTCCCGGCGCGCTATATCGCCGATCTCACCAATCGGCCGAAGCTGAAACGCAAGCTGCGTGTGGTCGCCGCCTGCGGCAACGGCACAGCCGGCGCGTTCGCGCCGAAGGTGCTCGAAGCCATCGGCTGCGAGGTGATCCCGCTCGATTGCGACCTCGATCACACCTTCCCGAAATACAATCCCAATCCCGAAGACATGAAGATGCTGCACGCGATGCGCGATGCGGTGATCAATGCGGGCGCCGATGTCGGTTTTGGTTTCGACGGCGACGGCGATCGTTGCGGCGTAGTCGATAACGAGGGCGACGAGATTTTCGCCGACAAGATCGGCGTGATGCTGGCGCGCGACATATCCGCTCTTCATCCCGGCGCGACCTTCGTGGTCGATGTGAAATCGACCGGCCTGTTCGCCACCGATCCGGTGCTGATCAAGAACAAGGTGAAAGCCGATTACTGGAAGACCGGCCATTCCTACATGAAGCGGCGCGTGAATGAGAGCGGCGCGATGGTCGGCTTTGAGAAGTCCGGCCACTTCTTCTTCAACAAGCCGTTCGGCCGCGGCTATGACGACGGATTGATTTCGGCGATTGCCGTGTGCGACATGCTCGACCGCAATCCCGACAAGAGCATGAGCGATCTGAAGAACGCGCTGCCGAAGACCTGGTCGTCGCCGACCATGTCGCCGCATTGCGACGACGAAAAGAAATACGGCATCGTCGATGCGGTGGTGAAGCATTTTGAAGACGCGCAAAAGAAGGGCGACAAGGTGGCCGGTCAGCCGATCCGCGATCTCGTCACCGTCAACGGCGTGCGGGTGACGGTGGAAGACGGCACCTGGGGCTTGGTCCGCGCCTCGTCGAACAAGCCGGAGCTTGTGGTGGTGGTCGAAAGCCCGGCGTCGGAGCAGCGCATGCGCGACATGTTCAAGGCCGTGGATGGCGTGCTGCGCACGCATCCGGAGGTTGGGGAATATAACCAGACGATTTAG
- a CDS encoding c-type cytochrome, whose translation MDSFELNKIMGAVLATCLGVLTLNIAAGAIFAPGKLAKPGYDIAVPETPAGGGEVAKPEAAEPIAVRLASADPKKGEAAAKQCASCHTFEKGGPNRVGPNLYDIVNDEKGHGRNGFNFSAAMKAAGGKWTYEDLDQFLANPKAFIKGTSMGFAGLSRPGQRADVISYLRSLSDNPAPLPKAAEAAPSAPPAEKQQ comes from the coding sequence ATGGATTCCTTCGAACTGAACAAGATCATGGGCGCCGTTCTGGCGACCTGCCTGGGTGTTTTGACCCTGAATATCGCGGCTGGCGCGATTTTCGCCCCCGGCAAGCTGGCCAAGCCGGGCTACGACATTGCCGTGCCGGAAACACCAGCGGGCGGTGGCGAGGTGGCCAAGCCGGAAGCGGCCGAGCCGATCGCGGTGCGTCTGGCGAGTGCTGATCCCAAAAAGGGCGAAGCGGCCGCCAAGCAGTGTGCCTCCTGCCACACCTTCGAAAAGGGCGGTCCGAACCGGGTCGGCCCGAACCTCTATGACATCGTCAACGACGAGAAGGGTCATGGCCGCAACGGCTTCAACTTCTCGGCGGCGATGAAGGCGGCGGGTGGCAAGTGGACCTATGAGGATCTGGACCAATTCCTGGCCAACCCAAAGGCCTTCATTAAGGGCACCAGTATGGGTTTTGCGGGCCTTTCTCGCCCCGGCCAGCGCGCCGACGTGATCAGCTACCTGCGCAGCCTGTCGGACAATCCGGCGCCGCTGCCGAAAGCGGCCGAAGCAGCGCCATCGGCCCCGCCGGCCGAGAAGCAGCAGTAA
- a CDS encoding microcin C ABC transporter permease YejB, whose translation MGAYIIRRLLLMIPTLFGIMLVSFVVIQLAPGGPVERIIAQLSGADTGATSRVSGSPGGDFGGRTGAEGAASIDGASSRYRGAQGLDPEFIKKLEQQFGFDKPAHERFFLMLWNYIRFDFGKSYFRDISILQLIKEKLPVSISLGLWMTLLVYLISIPLGIRKAVQDGSRFDTWTSGIIIVGYAIPGFLFAILLIVLFAGGSFLDWFPLRGLTSDNWSQLPWYSKIIDYFWHLTLPLTAMMLGAFTTMTLLTKNSFLDEIRKQYVLTAKAKGCTSRQVLYGHVFRNAMLIVIAGFPSTFISAFFADAFLIETIFSLDGLGLLSFESIMNRDYAVVFANLYIFALIGLFVGLLSDITYTLVDPRIDFEAREV comes from the coding sequence ATGGGCGCTTATATCATCCGACGTCTGCTGCTGATGATCCCGACCTTGTTCGGCATCATGCTGGTTTCGTTCGTGGTGATCCAGCTTGCGCCCGGCGGCCCGGTGGAGCGCATCATCGCGCAATTGTCCGGCGCCGATACCGGCGCCACGTCGCGCGTCTCGGGATCGCCGGGCGGCGATTTCGGCGGGCGGACGGGAGCGGAAGGCGCGGCATCGATCGATGGCGCCTCGTCCCGCTATCGCGGCGCGCAGGGCCTCGATCCGGAATTCATCAAGAAGCTGGAGCAGCAATTCGGTTTCGACAAGCCGGCCCACGAGCGCTTCTTCCTGATGCTGTGGAATTATATCCGCTTCGATTTCGGCAAGAGCTATTTCCGCGACATCAGCATTCTGCAACTGATCAAGGAGAAGCTGCCGGTCTCGATCTCGCTCGGCCTGTGGATGACGCTGCTCGTCTACCTGATCTCGATCCCGCTCGGCATCCGCAAGGCGGTGCAGGACGGCTCGCGCTTCGACACATGGACCTCGGGCATTATCATTGTCGGTTATGCCATCCCGGGATTTCTGTTCGCGATCCTGTTGATCGTCCTGTTTGCCGGCGGCTCGTTCCTCGACTGGTTCCCGTTGCGCGGCCTGACATCCGACAACTGGTCGCAACTGCCGTGGTATTCGAAGATCATAGATTATTTCTGGCATCTGACCCTGCCGCTGACGGCGATGATGCTCGGCGCGTTCACCACCATGACGCTGCTGACCAAGAACTCGTTCCTCGATGAAATCCGTAAGCAATATGTGCTGACCGCCAAGGCCAAGGGCTGCACCAGCCGTCAGGTGCTCTACGGCCATGTGTTCCGCAACGCCATGCTGATCGTCATCGCCGGCTTTCCGAGCACCTTCATCAGTGCGTTCTTCGCCGATGCCTTCCTGATCGAAACGATCTTCTCGCTGGACGGCCTGGGCCTGCTCAGTTTCGAGAGCATCATGAACCGCGATTATGCGGTGGTGTTCGCCAATCTCTATATCTTCGCGCTGATCGGTTTGTTCGTGGGCCTCTTGTCGGACATCACCTACACGCTGGTCGATCCGCGGATCGACTTCGAAGCGCGCGAGGTCTGA
- a CDS encoding prephenate dehydratase, which yields MTKKKISFQGEPGANSHIACREAYPDFEPLPCPTFEDAFAAVANGDAALAMIPIENSVAGRVADIHHLMPRSGLHIVAEWFLPVQHQLMAPKGATLDGIRTVESHVHALGQCRNIIRKLKIKALVAADTAGSAREVSERGDKSAAAIATRLAAEIYGLDILAEDIEDEAHNTTRFIVLAREPQWAETGNGPVVTTFIFQVRNIPAALYKALGGFATNGVNMTKLESYMVDGNFFATMFYADIEGHPSDHNVALALKELEYFSKEMRVLGVYPGHPFRATFKVAAE from the coding sequence ATGACCAAGAAGAAGATTTCGTTCCAGGGCGAGCCCGGCGCCAATTCGCACATTGCCTGCCGCGAAGCCTATCCCGATTTCGAGCCGCTGCCCTGTCCGACCTTCGAGGATGCCTTCGCGGCCGTGGCCAATGGCGACGCCGCGCTGGCGATGATCCCGATCGAGAATTCGGTCGCCGGTCGAGTCGCCGACATCCATCACCTGATGCCGCGCTCCGGCCTGCACATCGTCGCCGAATGGTTCCTGCCGGTGCAGCATCAATTGATGGCGCCAAAGGGCGCAACGCTCGACGGCATCAGGACGGTCGAAAGCCATGTGCACGCGCTCGGCCAATGCCGCAACATCATCCGCAAGCTGAAGATCAAGGCGCTGGTCGCCGCCGACACCGCCGGTTCCGCGCGCGAAGTATCGGAGCGCGGTGACAAGAGCGCAGCCGCCATCGCCACCCGCCTCGCCGCCGAAATCTATGGTCTCGATATTCTCGCCGAAGACATCGAGGATGAAGCGCACAACACCACGCGCTTCATCGTGCTGGCGCGCGAGCCGCAATGGGCGGAGACCGGCAACGGCCCGGTCGTCACCACATTCATCTTCCAGGTGCGCAACATTCCCGCCGCGCTCTACAAGGCGCTGGGCGGCTTCGCCACCAACGGCGTGAACATGACCAAGCTGGAAAGCTACATGGTCGACGGCAATTTCTTCGCCACCATGTTCTATGCCGACATTGAAGGGCACCCGAGCGATCACAATGTCGCGCTGGCGCTGAAAGAGCTCGAATATTTCTCCAAGGAAATGCGCGTGCTCGGCGTCTATCCCGGGCACCCGTTCCGCGCGACGTTCAAGGTCGCAGCGGAATGA
- a CDS encoding extracellular solute-binding protein, which translates to MNLSRRSLIRAGALALTAPALSSLEVLAPLKAAAQGSAAATNNWRHGLSLFGDLKYPADFKHFEYVNPKAPRGGAVRQVAIGTFDNFNFVVAGTKGQLAAAITYTSDALMTSSLDEVSAEYGLLAEKVSYPDDFSSCTYRLRPEAKWHDGKPVTVEDVIFSFNAFKTHDPQLSAYYRHVIKAEKTGERDITFTFDQAGNRELPQIVGQINVIPKHWWEGKDAQGKQRDVSQTTLEPPLGCGAYRVKSFVAGRSIVYERVPDYWGNDINVNVGTNNFDEIRYEYFRDSTVALEAFKADQIDWRTENSAKDWATAYDFPAVRDKRVLLEEFPITNIGIMQAFAFNIRREKFKDPRVRRAFNFAFDFEEMNKQIFFGQYKRINSYFEGTELASSGLPEGLELEILQTVKDKVPAEVFTTAYWSPAGGNNEAVRSNLREALRMFREAGWEIRDRKLTNVKTGEKMTVEVLIASPTFERVVGFWKPLMDRVGVDMTIRLVDPTQYENRLRNWDFDMVVASWGQSLSPGNEQRAYWGSKAADQPGSRNYVGIKDPAIDTLIDRVIFAKSREELVAATKALDRVLLWHHYVVPQWTYGKVRTARWDRFGKPDPLPKYGMSGFPTVWWWDADRASKVGTRS; encoded by the coding sequence TTGAACCTGTCCCGCCGTTCTCTGATCCGTGCTGGCGCGCTCGCGCTGACAGCCCCCGCCCTTTCCTCCCTCGAAGTCCTCGCGCCCTTGAAGGCCGCTGCCCAAGGGTCAGCCGCTGCCACCAACAACTGGCGGCACGGGCTGTCGCTGTTCGGCGACCTGAAATATCCGGCCGACTTCAAGCATTTCGAATATGTGAACCCGAAAGCGCCGCGCGGCGGCGCGGTGCGCCAGGTCGCGATCGGCACCTTCGACAATTTCAACTTCGTCGTCGCCGGCACGAAAGGGCAGCTTGCGGCCGCCATCACTTACACGTCAGACGCGTTGATGACGTCGTCGCTCGACGAAGTGTCGGCGGAATATGGATTGCTCGCGGAGAAGGTGAGCTATCCGGACGACTTCTCGAGCTGCACCTATCGGCTGCGTCCGGAAGCGAAATGGCATGACGGCAAGCCGGTGACGGTCGAAGACGTCATCTTCTCGTTCAATGCGTTCAAGACGCACGATCCGCAGCTCTCGGCCTATTACCGGCATGTGATCAAGGCCGAGAAGACCGGTGAGCGCGACATCACTTTCACTTTCGATCAGGCCGGCAATCGCGAATTGCCGCAGATCGTCGGTCAGATCAACGTGATCCCGAAGCATTGGTGGGAAGGCAAAGACGCGCAGGGCAAACAGCGCGATGTGTCGCAGACGACGCTGGAGCCGCCGCTCGGTTGCGGCGCCTATCGCGTGAAGTCGTTCGTCGCCGGCCGCAGCATCGTCTATGAGCGCGTGCCCGACTACTGGGGCAACGACATCAATGTGAATGTCGGCACCAACAATTTCGACGAGATCCGTTACGAGTATTTTCGCGACTCGACGGTGGCGCTGGAAGCCTTCAAGGCCGACCAGATCGACTGGCGCACCGAGAACAGCGCCAAGGACTGGGCGACGGCTTACGATTTTCCCGCGGTGCGCGACAAGCGCGTGCTGCTGGAGGAATTCCCGATCACCAATATAGGCATCATGCAGGCCTTCGCCTTCAATATCCGGCGCGAGAAATTCAAGGATCCGCGCGTGCGGCGTGCCTTCAATTTCGCCTTCGATTTCGAGGAGATGAACAAGCAGATCTTCTTCGGGCAATACAAGCGCATCAACAGCTATTTCGAAGGCACCGAACTTGCATCGTCCGGATTGCCGGAGGGACTGGAACTCGAAATCCTGCAGACGGTGAAGGACAAGGTGCCGGCGGAGGTTTTCACGACCGCTTATTGGAGCCCCGCTGGCGGCAACAACGAGGCCGTGCGCAGCAACCTGCGCGAGGCGCTGCGGATGTTCCGCGAGGCCGGCTGGGAGATACGCGACCGCAAGCTGACCAATGTCAAGACCGGCGAGAAGATGACGGTCGAGGTGCTGATCGCTTCGCCGACTTTCGAGCGCGTTGTCGGATTCTGGAAGCCGCTGATGGATCGCGTCGGCGTCGATATGACGATCCGGCTCGTCGACCCGACGCAATACGAAAATCGTCTGCGCAACTGGGATTTCGACATGGTGGTCGCGTCCTGGGGGCAGTCGCTGTCGCCGGGCAATGAGCAGCGGGCTTATTGGGGTTCGAAGGCGGCCGATCAGCCGGGGTCGCGCAACTATGTCGGCATCAAGGATCCGGCCATCGATACGCTGATCGACCGCGTCATTTTCGCCAAGAGCCGCGAAGAACTCGTGGCGGCGACCAAAGCGCTGGATCGCGTGCTGCTGTGGCATCACTACGTCGTGCCGCAATGGACTTACGGCAAAGTGCGCACGGCGCGCTGGGATCGTTTCGGCAAACCCGATCCGCTGCCGAAATACGGAATGTCCGGCTTCCCCACGGTGTGGTGGTGGGATGCGGACAGGGCCTCGAAGGTGGGAACGCGCTCGTGA
- a CDS encoding 3-deoxy-manno-octulosonate cytidylyltransferase — translation MTKRDILILIPARMAASRLPGKPLADIAGKPMIAHVIARAEAAGLGHVIVATDSEPILAAVEKAGRRALMTRTDHASGSDRIFEALDLADPDKAVKIVVNVQGDLPTLEADDLRAAVKLLDDPAVDIGTLAAEITNDEERFNPNVVKLVGSPAGPDRLRALYFTRATAPYGEGPLYHHIGLYAYRRAALERFVSLPPSTLEKREKLEQLRALEAGMRIDAAIVKSVPLGVDTPEDLETARKLLSR, via the coding sequence ATGACCAAGCGCGACATTCTGATCCTCATTCCGGCCCGCATGGCGGCCTCGCGCCTGCCGGGCAAGCCGCTCGCCGACATCGCCGGCAAACCGATGATCGCGCATGTCATTGCGCGGGCGGAAGCGGCGGGTCTCGGCCATGTGATTGTCGCGACCGATTCCGAACCGATACTCGCGGCGGTTGAGAAAGCCGGCCGCCGGGCGCTGATGACCCGCACCGACCACGCCTCCGGCTCGGACCGGATTTTCGAGGCGCTGGACCTCGCCGACCCCGACAAGGCGGTGAAGATCGTGGTCAACGTGCAGGGCGACCTGCCGACGCTCGAAGCCGATGACCTGCGCGCCGCGGTGAAGCTGCTCGACGACCCCGCGGTCGATATCGGCACGCTCGCGGCCGAGATCACCAACGACGAGGAGCGGTTCAATCCGAATGTGGTGAAGCTGGTCGGATCGCCCGCAGGGCCCGATCGCCTCCGCGCGCTCTATTTCACGAGAGCCACCGCGCCTTATGGGGAGGGGCCGCTCTACCATCACATCGGGCTTTACGCCTATCGCCGCGCCGCGCTGGAGCGCTTTGTCTCGCTGCCGCCTTCGACGCTGGAAAAGCGCGAGAAGCTCGAACAGCTCCGCGCTCTCGAAGCCGGCATGCGGATCGATGCGGCGATCGTGAAATCGGTGCCGCTCGGCGTCGATACGCCGGAAGACCTCGAGACCGCGCGCAAGCTTCTCAGTCGTTGA
- a CDS encoding ABC transporter permease, producing MDARVPNTQPETGAIGATGLAVLPERRPLAISPINRRRWENFKKNKRGYWSLWIFLTLFLLSLFAEFIANDKPFLIRYDGRFYFPAIVTYAETTFGGEFETAADYRDPYLQEKIAEKGGFMLWPPIRYSYSTHNLDLPTPAPSPPTWMLTEEQCRPVVERKKLNSCRDLEYNWLGTDDQGRDVLARLIYGFRLSVLFGLILSSISSVIGVVAGAVQGYFGGKVDLLFQRFLEIWTSVPQLFLLMIISSVLTPSFFVLLGILLLFSWVSLVGLVRAEFLRGRNFEYVTAARALGVSNINIMFRHLLPNAMVATLTFLPFILSASVTTLTALDFLGLGLPPGSPSLGELLSQAKANIQAPWLGIAGFFSIGIMLSLLIFIGEAVRDAFDPRKIFA from the coding sequence ATGGATGCGCGCGTGCCGAACACCCAGCCGGAGACCGGCGCCATCGGAGCAACCGGCCTGGCCGTTCTGCCGGAGCGGCGGCCGCTGGCGATCTCGCCGATCAATCGCCGACGATGGGAAAACTTCAAAAAGAACAAGCGAGGTTACTGGTCGCTGTGGATCTTCCTGACGCTGTTCCTCCTGTCGCTGTTTGCCGAATTCATCGCCAACGACAAGCCGTTCCTCATTCGCTACGACGGCCGTTTCTATTTTCCCGCCATCGTGACCTATGCCGAGACGACCTTCGGCGGCGAGTTCGAAACGGCCGCGGATTATCGCGATCCGTATCTGCAGGAGAAGATCGCGGAAAAGGGCGGCTTCATGCTGTGGCCGCCGATCCGTTACTCGTACTCGACGCATAATCTCGATCTGCCGACGCCGGCGCCATCACCGCCGACATGGATGCTGACGGAAGAGCAATGCAGGCCGGTGGTCGAGCGCAAGAAACTGAATAGCTGCCGCGATCTCGAATATAACTGGCTCGGCACCGACGATCAGGGCCGCGACGTGCTGGCGCGCTTGATCTACGGCTTCCGGCTCTCGGTTCTGTTCGGGCTGATCCTGTCCAGCATTTCATCGGTGATCGGCGTTGTTGCGGGCGCGGTGCAGGGCTATTTCGGCGGCAAGGTCGATCTGTTGTTCCAGCGCTTCCTCGAAATCTGGACATCGGTGCCGCAACTGTTCCTGTTGATGATCATTTCGTCGGTGCTGACGCCGAGTTTCTTCGTCCTTCTCGGAATTTTGCTGCTGTTCTCCTGGGTGTCGCTGGTCGGCCTTGTGCGCGCGGAATTCCTGCGCGGCCGCAATTTCGAATATGTGACGGCGGCGCGGGCGCTGGGCGTTTCCAACATCAACATCATGTTCCGCCATTTGCTGCCGAATGCGATGGTGGCGACGCTGACCTTCCTGCCCTTCATCCTCTCCGCATCGGTGACGACACTGACGGCGCTGGACTTCCTAGGGCTCGGCCTGCCGCCCGGATCGCCGTCGCTCGGTGAATTGCTGTCGCAGGCCAAGGCCAACATCCAGGCGCCATGGC
- a CDS encoding NAD-dependent epimerase/dehydratase family protein yields MKALVTGSSGHLGEALVRTLKSAGHDVTGLDIVPGAMTTDIGSIADPSCVARVMAGAEVVFHAATLHKPHVATHPAQAFIDTNVSGTLTLLEEAVRINLRSFIFTSTTSVFGDALIPPAGAPAAWITEEVRPIPKNIYGVTKAAAEDLCQLFHRNSGLACIILRTSRFFPEEDDDKAVRAAYADDNMKANEYLHRRVEIDDCVQAHLLAAEHAPRIGFARYIISATTPFTPDDLKTIRVDAPKAVARHVPGYVAEYARRNWTMLPRIDRVYVSDKARRELGWQPRTDFASIVDRLSRGESIQSPLAQAIGSKGYHAEIFSEGPYPVAPRLTAPAKRAGS; encoded by the coding sequence ATGAAAGCGCTGGTAACAGGCAGCTCCGGCCATCTCGGCGAGGCACTGGTGCGGACCCTGAAAAGTGCGGGTCATGACGTCACCGGGCTCGATATCGTGCCGGGGGCGATGACGACCGATATCGGCTCGATCGCCGATCCCTCCTGCGTGGCGCGTGTCATGGCCGGTGCGGAGGTGGTGTTTCACGCCGCGACCTTGCACAAGCCGCATGTGGCAACGCATCCCGCGCAGGCTTTCATCGATACCAATGTCAGCGGCACGCTGACGCTGCTCGAAGAAGCCGTGCGGATAAACCTCCGCTCGTTCATCTTCACCAGCACCACCAGCGTTTTCGGTGACGCGCTGATTCCGCCGGCCGGTGCACCGGCGGCCTGGATTACCGAAGAGGTCCGGCCAATCCCGAAGAATATCTACGGCGTGACCAAGGCTGCGGCCGAAGATCTGTGTCAATTGTTTCATCGCAACAGCGGCCTTGCCTGCATCATCCTGCGAACATCGCGGTTCTTTCCGGAAGAAGACGACGACAAGGCCGTGCGCGCGGCCTATGCGGACGACAATATGAAGGCGAACGAATATCTGCATCGTCGTGTCGAGATCGATGACTGTGTGCAGGCGCATCTGCTGGCGGCCGAGCATGCGCCGCGGATCGGCTTTGCGCGATACATCATCAGCGCCACGACGCCATTCACGCCGGACGATCTCAAGACCATCCGCGTCGATGCACCGAAGGCCGTCGCGCGGCACGTCCCCGGCTACGTCGCCGAATATGCGCGCCGGAACTGGACCATGCTGCCGCGCATCGACCGCGTCTATGTCAGCGACAAGGCGCGCCGCGAGCTCGGCTGGCAGCCGCGCACCGATTTCGCGTCCATTGTCGATCGTCTCAGCCGCGGCGAATCCATCCAGAGTCCCCTGGCGCAGGCCATCGGGTCGAAGGGGTATCACGCCGAAATATTCTCTGAGGGGCCCTATCCCGTGGCGCCGCGGTTGACTGCACCAGCCAAGCGGGCTGGGTCGTAG